The following is a genomic window from Amaranthus tricolor cultivar Red isolate AtriRed21 chromosome 10, ASM2621246v1, whole genome shotgun sequence.
tgggaaggaaacccatgaacgtccagcTCAACTGGATACCAGgtcgtcctgagttggagaatgagaacctcctctcagcattcggcatcagcttggctatcgatcggagtaagagttgtcggacttcttccttcttttttctattatttgctTGTCTCTAACTCGTGGTTTTGCAGCGATAGCCAAGGAAAACCTTCGAGCAAAAGATCCGGAACTCATGAAGAAATTCAGTGTCATGAGAtttgctcaaggggccatccaaCGGCCTCCGgagaaacctctacctcttccGCCAAAGGTATaactttcttcattcttcccGAACTATAGTGgatttctttgatttcttctaatttttttctcttatagGACTCTACAACGGCGGAGAAGGGGCTGGACGAGGTCCCCTGCGAAGAGGAGGCTCTCCGGCTCCTTGAGGAGAGGAGACAGGTCCATATTCCCGATGACTCTCAGAGGGTAATCCCTTCTAAGAAGAGGGAATCGAAGAAAAgggagaggaagagaaagagagtctCTTCCTCCCATGAGGAGAGTGCCTCAATAAAGGCCTCGGCGGGAACAACAATAATGTCAGCCGTACCTCTGCAAATGAGGTCGGTGGAAGAGGAGGTGGCTTCACCTCAAGCTAAGGCGTCCCCTGTCCTGAGCCGGGGCAAAGAGAAGGTGGGGGAATCGGCCGCGGCTCCTAAAGCCAAGGTGGAAGAGGTGTATCGTCGTCGGGAGGTTCTTCCTTTCCGTCACGACACCCCTTTCACCGACTTGGGCCATAAGGGCATGATAACCCGATTTAATAGGGCGACTTCTCACTTGATCAGCCAAGTGGATGTTGATCTCTTGGAGTCCCTTTCCCCCACCGATAGGGTCCGTCAACTCCAAGTTTTCGCGGCTGAGGTAACTTCCTTCCTCTTATATCTTCTTAAGTTTAACTGTCTAGATTTTGATTTATTCTTTTTGAGCTCAACCTCAGTCGCCAAAGCGCCGCGGACAGGGAGACTCTGGCTGCCTTATCCTCCCGCTGCGATGAGCAGGACGAGGAGCTTCAAAAGCTCCGAGATGAACTGCCGGGCTTAAAGGAAAAGCTGGCTAAATGTTCTAAGCTGAAGGAGCGTTTAGTCAGAACTAAGCAGTGGCGGGAGAGGGCGAGGAAGCAACTGGAGGAGACCGTCGAGAGTCTGGACGCGGCTTCCAATAAATCGGCAACCCTCGGCCACGAAATTGGTCACCTGATGGATGTTCATGCTAAActggttcatcagaaccagtgtCTTTTGGAACAGGTGTCGGCTGATTCGGCCAAATTCAAGACTTTGCTATCCGCGACTCGGATTTATAAGACCAGCTTGGGGAGACGAGCCCGGATAGCTAGGGATTGGCTTACTTCGGACGAACCGGAAGCGTCGAGTTTCTTAGGGAGTCTGACAGCAGAAATGGTGGGCACGGGGTCCACAATTACTAAAGAGAGGTACCGTCTGGCTGTCGCGGAGTTAGGCGTTGACTTCGATTCCCTCAAACAAAAGGCATATGTCAAGGGGGACGAAGCTTTGGCCAACCTAGCTCCAATTTTGGAACGGGAGTCCGCGGTACTGGTGGACATTAACTGGGATGAGGAAGAGGCAAGGGCTTGGTTGGAGAGGGTTGATGTCGCGGCTGAGAAGGAGGCATTATACCTTGATCTGGATAAACTAACTCTCTCCCCTCCTTCGACCTCGGGGACCCCTGAGAACTTGGCGCTTTCCCAACTGGAGAGTTTATGCTTAGACTTGTCAAATCTCCTCATCGATGAAGGAAGAAACCTCCAAGGTTTGTCCAAGGAGCTATCCGGGATTGAAGTGGAGCCATTCAATGTTGAAGATTTTGTGAGCTTCACTCCAAGTCTTGAGGAGGGGGCGGCCGATTCTCCTCCGTTGCCGGCCCAGGACACTGAGGGGGACGTCGATACCTTTTTGGCTAATGTTTTGTTTTTGTAATATTAAGTagaaatttttgtaattttaacttGTAACCTTGAATATGATCACTTTGTGCGCcgaattattttgatgattaatGATTATTCGAACGTCTTgtttaagtatttcaaattctCTTTCATTAGCCGCGACTTCTTTCCATCAATAGGCGAGAAACATCCTTTAATTGAGGTCACGGCTAAAAGATATTTACTTAGAGTAGATTCGACAACTTCAGCCTTGGAACCAatttgagggtccgacttgtcgatgtcacgGCTGGGTGACCTTAAAAATTTACTTGGTCTGATTTTGAACTCAGGACCCCTATCatggggtccgacttgtcgacgttGCGGCCAGGAAAAATTCAGCTAAATATTTATTCGGAATGATTTTGAacttgggaccccaatctgatggtccgacttgtcgatgtcccggttgggaaacatttTATCgaataacttagaatatttttgaagtttgggaccccaatctgggggtccgacttgtcgatgtcccagttgggaaacatcttagtgagtaacttagaatatttttgaagtttgggaccccaatctaggggtccgacttgtcgatgtcccggttgggaaacatcttagtgaataacttagaatatttttgaagtttaggaccccaatctgggggtccgacttgtcgatgtcccggttgggaaacatcttagtgaataacttagaatatttttgaagtttgggaccccaatctgggggtccgacttattgacATAACTGAATTTTATAAGATTTGCAATATTACCGGAAGTAGAATATAACTGAATACTTTTTAGAGCCGGATAAATCAGAAAAATGAAATCTCGATTATTATTGAATGTAATGACAACGCGACTCATGCCGCGGGATGAAATATAACTGATTCTGGATAATGTGATAATGCCGCGGGATGAACTTGTAATGACATTAATGATCAGACTGGCCTCTTGCGAATCTTATTTAAATGAAGTATTTTTTCAAatgatctccattccatgggcgGGGTAGCTTCTTTCCcttcatgtcttctagttcaaATGTTCCAGGCTTGATGATACAGACGATTTTGAACGGACCATCCCAGTTGGCTCCAAGCTTTCCTTTCTCTACGATCTTCCCTATGGCCTCGACTTTGCGTAGGACATAGTCccccacatgaatatgtttggTTTTGACGAGCCGGTTGAAGCTGCGAATCATTTTTTGCTTTTGGGCCATTGACCTTAATAATGCGTTCCCCCGTGTTTCTGGAAGAAGATCCAGGTTCTCCCTTTTTCTCTGTTCATTCtcgtcgtgtgagtagtaggtgacccttgtgGAGGGTATGCCTATCTCTACTGGAAGCATTGCTTCAGATCCGTATACCAGAGAGAGTGGGGTATGCCCCGTTGCTTCTTTGACGGTTGTTCGGCTTGCCCACAAGATGccgggtagttcttcatcccaagtacCTTTAAGTCcttctatcttctttttgataccGTTCAGGATCTCTTTGTTTGCTGATTCGACTTGCCCATTTGTTTGTGGCCGAGATACGGAGCTGAAACGGATTTGAATACCAAACTTATCACAGTATTGTGTTGTGTTTGTACTGATAAACTGTCTCCCATTGTCAGTGATGATCACGCGAGGAATACCGTATCTTGTAATGATATTTCGccatataaactgacagacttACTTGTCTGTGATTGAGCTAAGGGCTTCTGCTTCTACATACttggtgaaataatcaatgTCCACAATGATAAAAATCCGTTGCCCCTTTGCGGGGGGaaaggggccaaggagatccATGCCCCACTTGTCGAAAGGCAGAACGGCTTGCATGACGGTCAAGTAATTTGAgggcttccttcctatctttgagtggtactgACATTCGGGACATCGTTTGATCAATTTTTCCGCGTCTTCACGCAGTGAAggccaataatatccgcttCGGAGTACTTTTCCAATGACAGTTCGTACACCCTGATGTATACCGCATTCGCCTTCGTGTATCTCGCGAAGGATGTAatttccttcttcaggggaaACACATTTTAAGAGGGGATGAGTGTATGACTTTTTGTAGAGTGTTCCCTCGTAGAGTTCGAACCATCTAGCCTTCCTCTGGAACACTTTTGCTTGATTTTCATCCTGGGGAAGCGTCTGGTTTTGCAAAAATTCGATGTAGGGTTCCATCCACGTTTCTGACCTGTCAATGGTGTTGACCATGTGGTTGATACTGGGGTTTGGAAGCACTTCCCAGATGATGTCacgagccgcggatgtttctgCTGAGCTGGCGAGTTTCGCCAGAGAATCGGCCTGTGCATTTTGGGATCTCGGGATGTGGATCAACGTGAACTTgtcgaatttttgaacaaatccTTTTACTTGCTGTAAGTACATTTTCATGCTGTCATCTTTGGCTTCAAATTCCCCATTGACTTGTCCAACTATTAGTTGGGAGTCAGAAAACGCGGACAGTACTTTGGCTTCTGCCTCGTAGCAGATTTTCAATCCCATCAGTAATGCTTCGTATTTGGCCTCATTGTTGGATGCCGCGAACTCGAAtctgaccgccctttccatacggaccccagCGGAAGACACAATGAGGAGACCAGCCCCACTTGCTGATTGCGTTgaggacccatctacatacaacttccattctTGATTAGGCTCAAGAAGTTGGGGGACGGTACTTTCGGCGATGAAATTCGCCAAGGCTTGTGCTTTGATCGCCGTTCGTGGTTCGTATTCGATGCCGAAATCCGCAAGTTGATTAGCCCAATCCGTGACGCGGCTGGATTTATTCTttccttccagaatctttttcaagGGTTGGCTGGATCTGACGACgatctggtgggattggaagtaAGGTTTCAGTTTTCTGCTCGCCATCACGATTGCAAATAAGACTTTTTCAACTTTGCTGTAGTTTCCTTCAGATCCTCGAAAGGCGTGACTCACATAGTATATGGGGAATTGCTTCCTCTCTTTTTCGGCGATCAATACTCCTGACAAGGAGTATTCGGAGACCGAGACATATAAGACCAGTTTCTCCCCGTTGTATGGCGAGACTAGTTTCGGCAAAGAAGACAAATGCTCTTTCAACTGCTGGAAGGATTCCTCGGCCTCTTTTGTCCATTCAAACTTGCTCtgtttaagggttttgaagaagggtGAACATCTATCAGCGGATTTGGACAAAAACCTCCCCAAGGCAGCTATGCATCCTGTTAGCTTTTGAACTTCTTTTACAGATCTTGGGGACTTCACGTCCCGGATTGCCTTTATCTTATCAGGGTTAGCTTCTATTCCTCTTTTGTCAACGAGAAAACCAAGGCATTTCCCACCGGTGACCCCAAACACGCACTTTTTAGGGTTGAGTCTCATTTGATGTTTCCGGAGGGTGTTGAATGTTTTGCGTAAGTCCGCGGCATGTTGGGACGCTTGTTTGCTTTTAGTGATCATATCATCCACGTATACTTCCAAATTTCGGCCTATttgagattggaagaccttatTGAACATTCTCTGGTAGGTAGCTCCAGCATTCTTTAGCCTGAAGGGCATAACCTTGTAACAGTATACTCCGGCATTTGTGATGAAGGCCGTATGTGGCTGGTCTTCTATGGCCAAAGGGATCTGATGGTAGCCGGCGTTTGCATCCATGAAACTCAGTAGAGCGAGGCCTGCCGTGGAATCAACCAGACGATCTATCTTAGGAAGAGGATAATCGTCTTTGGGGCAGGCTTTATTCAGGTCCGTCAAGtcaacgcacatcctccacttgccGTTTGCTTTTTTCACAAGGACGACGTTTGAGAGCCAGTCAGAGTACTTGCATTCTTTGATGAATCCCGCTCTTAGCAATTTCTCCACTTCCTCTCGGGCGGCCTCTATCCGCTCTTTTCCTTGATGTCGCAGCTTTTGCTTCACGGGTTTGTAGCCTGGTTTTATATCAAGTTTATGGCACATGACGCTtgtagggatgccaggcatctcttccgtggaaaaagcgaagacgtcgcggaactctGTAAGGGTGGCAACAATATCTTGCCTAATCGGAGCAGGGAGATCCTTGCCTATTTTGATGCGTTTTCCTCCGAATATGTCCACCTCCTCGTATCGTTCTACGGGGCGAGGCCTTTCTTGCGGGTTTGGGCTTTCTAGATACACGCTCATGACGTTAGGTGACTGCTCTTCCCTTTCCATTTTAGAGGGGGTGGTAAAAGTTCCTCGCTTTAAGGTGTTAATGAGGCATTGGCGTGCCGTCACCTGATCCCCCTTTGAGGATTCCTACCTGTCCATCATCCCGCTCGAATTGTAGCAGGAGTTGATGGGGAAAGATCGcggctttgattttgttgatcaGCGGAAGCCCCATGATAGCGTTGTAGGGAAAGGTGAGATCCACcaccgtgaatcgtatgggcatggttctgctttcatttctttctcCCACCCGCACGGGGAGGATGATCGTGCCCAGTGGAATAACTTGACTTCCCCCAAACCCAATCAGCGGCTTGTCTAGGGGTTGCAAGTGCTTTTCTTCAAACTTCATCTTTCTTAAGCACTCCGTTGTTATGAGATCGGCCGTGCTCCCGGTATCCACGAGTacccttttgactttcatttgcccaattttgagggtgaccaccagagggtccGTATGGGGTTGTTGCAGTGTTTGGGAGGTCGTGACATCGAACTTCATGATCGACCCACTTGTTGAGGCCTTCGGGGGCCCTTTTAGTAGAGTGTGGACGCTATCTCTCGCTGCGCGGATGGTAGGATATTCTTCCGTATATCCTCCGAAAATCATGTTAATAGTTCCTTGAGTGTTGGAACTTTCACGCCTGGCCTCATCCCTCTTGGGGGATCTGCGTCTTGGATTCCATGACCTTCTTTCTACTTCCTTTCTAGCGT
Proteins encoded in this region:
- the LOC130824969 gene encoding uncharacterized protein LOC130824969, encoding MPGIPTSVMCHKLDIKPGYKPVKQKLRHQGKERIEAAREEVEKLLRAGFIKECKYSDWLSNVVLVKKANGKWRMCVDLTDLNKACPKDDYPLPKIDRLVDSTAGLALLSFMDANAGYHQIPLAIEDQPHTAFITNAGVYCYKVMPFRLKNAGATYQRMFNKVFQSQIGRNLEVYVDDMITKSKQASQHAADLRKTFNTLRKHQMRLNPKKCVFGVTGGKCLGFLVDKRGIEANPDKIKAIRDVKSPRSVKEVQKLTGCIAALGRFLSKSADRCSPFFKTLKQSKFEWTKEAEESFQQLKEHLSSLPKLVSPYNGEKLVLYVSVSEYSLSGVLIAEKERKQFPIYYVSHAFRGSEGNYSKVEKVLFAIVMASRKLKPYFQSHQIVVRSSQPLKKILEGKNKSSRVTDWANQLADFGIEYEPRTAIKAQALANFIAESTVPQLLEPNQEWKLYVDGSSTQSASGAGLLIVSSAGVRMERAVRFEFAASNNEAKYEALLMGLKICYEAEAKVLSAFSDSQLIVGQVNGEFEAKDDSMKMYLQQVKGFVQKFDKFTLIHIPRSQNAQADSLAKLASSAETSAARDIIWEVLPNPSINHMVNTIDRSETWMEPYIEFLQNQTLPQDENQAKVFQRKARWFELYEGTLYKKSYTHPLLKCVSPEEGNYILREIHEGECGIHQGVRTVIGKVLRSGYYWPSLREDAEKLIKRCPECQYHSKIGRKPSNYLTVMQAVLPFDKWGMDLLGPFPPAKGQRIFIIVDIDYFTKYVEAEALSSITDNSVSRPQTNGQVESANKEILNGIKKKIEGLKGTWDEELPGILWASRTTVKEATGHTPLSLVYGSEAMLPVEIGIPSTRVTYYSHDENEQRKRENLDLLPETRGNALLRSMAQKQKMIRSFNRLVKTKHIHVGDYVLRKVEAIGKIVEKGKLGANWDGPFKIVCIIKPGTFELEDMKGKKLPRPWNGDHLKKYFI